A stretch of the Papaver somniferum cultivar HN1 chromosome 6, ASM357369v1, whole genome shotgun sequence genome encodes the following:
- the LOC113290810 gene encoding protein SMG7L-like, translating to MSGDKRASGYVISAPVVHNNAMGLLNDQKSVIVEAVNAEKQLWQLIHSKGPMNTDVQELYRKARSSYEEIIVNDHELAELQDIEYSLWKLHYKHIDEFRNRIRKASVQRKGANLENETLLEGLKSFVSEATDFYQNLIAKIRRSYGLPKDVSVSSGIGISRSIESADMGRCQFSCHRSLVFLGDLARYRELYGNPDAQDRKWSTAARHYLDASLIWPDSGNPQNQLAVLATYLGDEFLALYHCTRSLAVKEPFPDAWNNLILLFEKNRSYGLSDKAIFDFSKPSKRSTIQNTTVDDVLTEQFGIWPLMVRVMGFFYVKSSLEEFPGIFGSSISQLETLFSLDVHVKTFLESYQLLDGARKGPFRGLQLVCVLIFTVQTLLESKSQKSSHAKYKLQPALIQRALASAYIIMGRIVERCVMGNPLDHSYLLPSILVFVEWLVEFLDKPESREADEIRINAASYFFGVFVNFLNQLENMGCEFKSHDFAALWEDHELRGFLPVSQSHECLDFSTDRESRREYGDNHECEVRISRILLASMKIVNKPSGSQSLIFYEKMGRKIYAAEAKELQCKRDLEAIEGVSDSVGRDLLHNSPQNIQSPCEPAKESEVKSKEAIKYNLDVDRTSTHVEEEEVILFKPIVRYNSAPLQNLLATTEKVVASSGEPLQRNSSLIFQRQKYGDPSGFRQNLGGSRLKKISWQEPLTESYTITDPVIEQLVDSSRFGMAGDEIGAVSSTEGPPSLSGWVLERESFGVSGEKGKFDPSKYDLGKNDCIASAGVSSLSLGEAAIRDQDAKVTSSYASPHFVCRFSSEGDTAVNGLSSFATTPYSAPPFLPQQPSAPLLPDDALWSSSDSSSYSEYKDSEEMKEQFFEASRVNKYSNLPGVQNCAPTFDPLTIPRFNYEDSTSRFHHYEGNFGQAQASSEPVQRNPPSNLGRFQDEDLSRSSLFDRWTNGLTFDQKEKLRDPQWNPGFQKVYGNSDEHEREKLFHAQRSPNPYWGGAAMKLKSEQQLLLQYLKEKELRLQLESQLRAIQR from the exons ATGTCTGGAGATAAGCGGGCGAGTGGATATGTTATATCTGCTCCAGTCGTTCATAATAATGCAATGGGACTTCTCAATGATCAGAAAAGCGTTATTGTCGAG GCTGTTAATGCAGAAAAACAGTTGTGGCAGTTGATTCATTCCAAGGGTCCAATGAACACTGATGTTCAAGAGTTATACCGCAAAGCTCGTTCAAGTTACGAGGAAATCATTGTGAATGACCATGAGTTAGCAGAACTTCAAGATATCGAATATTCCTTGTGGAAGCTTCATTATAAACACATTGATGAATTTCGCAATAGAATAAGGAAAGCTTCTGTCCAAAGGAAAGGTGCAAACTTGGAGAATGAGACTCTCCTTGAAGGACTGAAATCCTTTGTGTCAGAAGCTACTGATTTTTACCAAAATTTGATTGCAAAAATCAGAAGAAGCTATGGACTTCCGAAGGATGTCTCGGTCAGCAGTGGCATTGGTATTTCTAGGTCCATAGAATCAGCGGACATGGGAAGATGCCAGTTTTCTTGCCACCGTTCTTTAGTTTTCCTTGGAGATCTTGCTCGATACAGGGAGCTATATGGAAATCCTGATGCTCAAGATCGGAAGTGGTCAACTGCTGCCAGACACTACTTAGATGCATCACTGATTTGGCCAGATAGTGGCAACCCACAAAATCAG TTGGCTGTTTTGGCAACATATCTTGGCGATGAATTCCTAGCTTTATACCATTGCACAAGAAGTCTCGCTGTTAAAGAACCTTTCCCTGATGCTTGGAATAACCTCATTTTGCTTTTTGAGAAG AATAGGTCATATGGGCTTTCTGACAAGGCCATTTTCGATTTTTCCAAACCATCTAAAAGGAGCACAATTCAAAATACCACTGTAGATGATGTCTTGACTGAGCAGTTTGGTATTTGGCCTCTCATGGTTCGGGTGATGGGCTTCTTCTATGTCAAATCAAG TTTGGAGGAGTTCCCTGGCATATTTGGTTCGTCCATAAGCCAATTGGAGACCTTATTCTCTCTTGATGTCCATGTGAAAACTTTTCTAGAGTCATATCAGTTGTTGGATGGAGCAAGAAAAGGTCCTTTCCGAGGGttacaacttgtttgtgtactcATTTTTACTGTTCAGACCCTACTTGAATCAAAAAGCCAAAAGTCTAGCCATGCTAAGTACAAGCTGCAACCTGCCTTGATTCAGCGAGCATTAGCTTCTGCTTACATCATTATGGGTCGGATAGTTGAAAGATGTGTGATGGGTAATCCTCTAGATCATAGTTATCTTTTACCATCTATATTAGTATTTGTTGAATGGTTGGTAGAATTTCTGGACAAACCGGAAAGCAGAGAGGCTGATGAAATACGTATAAATGCAGCAAGTTActtctttggggtttttgtgaactttTTGAATCAGTTAGAAAATATGGGTTGTGAATTCAAGTCTCACGATTTTGCAGCCCTTTGGGAAGATCACGAGTTACGAGGGTTTTTACCTGTCAGTCAATCCCATGAATGTTTAGATTTTTCAACTGACAGAGAGTCGAGAAGAGAATACGGTGACAATCATGAATGTGAAGTTCGCATATCTCGCATCCTTCTTGCTTCTATGAAGATTGTTAACAAACCAAGTGGATCACAGAGCTTGATCTTTTATGAGAAAATGGGAAGAAAAATTTACGCTGCTGAGGCAAAGGAACTACAGTGCAAGAGAGACTTAGAAGCAATTGAAGGGGTTTCTGATTCCGTAGGAAGAGACTTGTTGCATAACTCTCCACAAAATATTCAGTCACCATGTGAACCAGCAAAAGAAAGTGAAGTGAAAAGTAAGGAGGCTATTAAATATAACCTTGATGTGGATAGAACATCCACTCATGTAGAGGAGGAAGAAGTCATTCTCTTTAAGCCAATTGTGAGATATAACTCTGCACCACTTCAAAATCTTCTTGCTACAACTGAAAAAGTAGTTGCATCTTCTGGTGAACCATTGCAGCGAAACTCttcattaatttttcaaagacAGAAATATGGTGATCCTTCTGGTTTTCGTCAAAACCTAGGTGGTTCTAGGTTGAAAAAAATATCATGGCAAGAACCTCTTACAGAGAGTTATACTATCACGGATCCAGTCATTGAACAGTTGGTAGATTCATCTAGATTTGGAATGGCAGGTGATGAAATAGGTGCAGTATCATCTACGGAAGGGCCTCCCTCCCTCAGCGGATGGGTCCTTGAAAGAGAGAGTTTTGGCGTTAGTGGAGAGAAGGGTAAATTTGATCCAAGCAAGTATGACTTGGGAAAAAACGATTGCATTGCTTCTGCAGGTGTAAGTAGTCTCTCCCTTGGAGAGGCTGCAATAAGAGATCAAGATGCTAAGGTAACATCTTCATATGCATCACCTCATTTTGTGTGCCGGTTTTCTTCGGAGGGTGACACTGCTGTTAATGGGTTAAGTTCTTTTGCAACTACCCCCTATTCAGCACCTCCCTTTCTCCCTCAACAGCCTTCTGCTCCATTATTGCCCGATGATGCACTTTGGTCTAGTAGTGATTCGTCAAGTTATTCCGAGTACAAGGATTCAGAAGAAATGAAAGAACAGTTTTTTGAGGCATCACGGGTTAATAAATATTCAAATTTGCCAGGAGTACAGAATTGTGCACCCACTTTTGATCCTCTGACCATTCCTAGGTTCAACTATGAAGATTCCACGTCAAGGTTTCATCACTACGaaggaaattttggacaagcccAAGCTAGTAGCGAGCCAGTTCAACGCAATCCACCGAGTAACCTTGGGAGGTTCCAGGACGAAGATCTTTCAAGGTCGAGTCTTTTTGATCGGTGGACGAATGGTTTAACATTTGATCAGAAGGAAAAATTGCGGGACCCCCAGTGGAATCCAGGATTTCAGAAAGTTTATGGTAATAGTGATGAGCATGAAAGGGAGAAGCTTTTTCATGCCCAGCGAAGTCCCAATCCTTACTGGGGTGGTGCTGCCATGAAGTTGAAGTCTGAGCAGCAGTTGCTTCTACAATATCTGAAAGAGAAGGAGCTACGACTGCAGTTAGAGTCTCAATTGAGAGCCATTCAGAGGTGA